A window from Salvia miltiorrhiza cultivar Shanhuang (shh) chromosome 2, IMPLAD_Smil_shh, whole genome shotgun sequence encodes these proteins:
- the LOC131009758 gene encoding uncharacterized protein LOC131009758 — protein sequence MRKGIAVADSASNDAGRVKPNKSEKTRRSWSLREEEQLIAALKEIVVNGWRSDNGFRAGYLAKLEEAMKIAFPGTDLQGIPHIHSKISMWKRNYYSLSLMLRDSGIGFNVDGKFMIDCTLEQWDDIVKRDPSARGMKKKSWPHLEEWKEIFGKDRATGTTAEDVTDAVDEMRNIVEDDENDGAYGDYVPVFTADTETEGPADSVCQPEKAERAPRVSGKKRKANDDDEKWFNLFK from the exons ACTCGGCGAGCAATGACGCCGGCCGCGTAAAGCCCAATAAATCCGAAAAGACACGACGTTCATGGTCACTAAGGGAGGAGGAACAGTTGATTGCCGCATTGAAGGAAATAGTAGTTAATGGATGGAGATCAGATAATGGCTTTAGAGCGGGTTATCTTGCGAAACTTGAAGAAGCCATGAAGATTGCATTTCCAGGGACTGATCTCCAGGGTATCCCACATATTCACTCAAAAATCTCCATGTGGAAGAGGAACTATTACTCATTGTCACTGATGTTGAGGGATAGCGGTATTGGCTTTAATGTCGATGGAAAGTTTATGATTGATTGCACTCTCGAACAATGGGATGATATTGTAAAG CGTGATCCTTCTGCACGTgggatgaaaaaaaaaagttggccTCATTTGGAAGAGTGGAAGGAGATATTTGGAAAGGATCGAGCAACTGGGACAACAGCAGAAGATGTTACTGATGCAGTAGATGAAATGAGGAACATTGTTGAAGACGACGAGAATGATGGAGCGTATGGTGATTATGTTCCTGTGTTTACTGCCGATACAGAGACCGAGGGCCCCGCTGACAGTGTGTGTCAACCCGAGAAGGCAGAACGTGCTCCACGAGTCTCGGGTAAGAAGAGAAAAGCAAACGACGACGATGAGAAATGGTTCAATCTGTTCAAATAG